The sequence ACGCCGGAGAACACGGCCGACAGGGGTTCGAAATGGAGCTTCGTCTCGTGCGCAAGGAGGCGCGCGATCGTCGTCTTCCCGCAGCCGGGCGGTCCCCAGAGCACGAGGGAGGCCAAGCGTCCTTCAGAAAGCATCCGGCCGAGGGGACCCTGCGGCCCGAGCACATGCTCCTGCCCGACCACTTCGCCGAGACGTCGCGGCCGGAGCTGGTCGGCGAGCGGCCGGGGCGCCTCCTTCTCCAGACCCGCCGCTTCGAACAGATTCGCCATCAGCCGACCTGCAGGTTCATGATGCGCGCGCCGCGCCGAACGGACAGGCGCCACGTCCGCGGCGAACCGTCGAGCGCTCGGCGCAGGTCCGCGACACGCGCGATGTCGCGACCGTTCACCGACACCACGATGTCGCCGGCCCGGAAGCCGTACCGGCCGGCGATGCTGCCACGCTCCACCTGGAGCACCACGACACCGCTGCGCCCCCCGTCGAGGCCCATTTCCTCGACCAGCGCCGGCGAGAGGTTGGCGACCGTGGCGCCGTCGAGCGGATGGCGGCCGACGAGCGTCTCGGTGTTGCGCGGCGGATCCTCCGGCGGGAGCTCGATCGGCAACCGGGCCGCATAGACCTTGCCACCGCGCCAGAAGCGGACCGGCACGTCCGCGCCGGGCGACTGGGTGTTGATCCGGAATCGCAGCGCCGCTGGATCGTCGACGTCGTGACCGTCGACGTTGAGGATGACATCGCCGACACGCAGACCCGCACTGGCCAGCGGCCCGCGCCCGTAGACCTCGCTCAACAGCACGCCACGCGGCCGGTCTAGCCCGAGCGTATGGGCGAGATCCTGCGTCACCGCCTGTCCGGAGCCGCCGAGCCAGGGCCGCACGGTCCGGCCGCCGGCGGCGTGCCCGCCCCCGATCGTCGCCCTGACCAGATTGGACGGGATCGCGAAGCCGATGCCGTGCGAACCCCCGCTGCGCGACAGGATCGCCGAGGGGATGCCGATCAGCCGTCCCTGCATGTCGATCAGCGCGCCGCCGGAATTGCCCGGATTGATCGCGGCATCGGTCTGGATGAAGACACCCTGGCTGTTGAAGCCGGCGCCGCTGCGCGCCGTCGCCGAGACGATGCCGCTGGTCACGGTCTGGCCGACGCCGAACGGGTCGCCGATCGCCAGCACGAGGTCGCCCACCTCGAGCGCGTCCGAATCACCCAGGGGGAGATAGGGCAGG is a genomic window of Constrictibacter sp. MBR-5 containing:
- a CDS encoding Do family serine endopeptidase — translated: MVRSISPRVNAAVFGLILAVAAGAPPAIADPAIRWGDAGRRAPQTRGELQLSFAPLVKAAAPAVVNINTRRVVTSRRSPLFADPFFRQFFGDMIPEGQRRQIQNSLGSGVIVQPDGLIVTNVHVIDGADEITVVLADRREFDATVVQSDPGTDLALLRIDARTSDLPYLPLGDSDALEVGDLVLAIGDPFGVGQTVTSGIVSATARSGAGFNSQGVFIQTDAAINPGNSGGALIDMQGRLIGIPSAILSRSGGSHGIGFAIPSNLVRATIGGGHAAGGRTVRPWLGGSGQAVTQDLAHTLGLDRPRGVLLSEVYGRGPLASAGLRVGDVILNVDGHDVDDPAALRFRINTQSPGADVPVRFWRGGKVYAARLPIELPPEDPPRNTETLVGRHPLDGATVANLSPALVEEMGLDGGRSGVVVLQVERGSIAGRYGFRAGDIVVSVNGRDIARVADLRRALDGSPRTWRLSVRRGARIMNLQVG